Proteins encoded in a region of the Streptomyces sp. NBC_01298 genome:
- a CDS encoding flavin-containing monooxygenase, which translates to MIQHVRVLIVGSGFSGIGLGRALLASRFSDFLIFERAPEPGGVWHSNTYPGCRCDVPSHLYSFSFAPNPDWTATYSPQPEIQAYLGRCLDRFGLRPHLRTGVEVLEARWDEADQLWHVETSEGRWTARVLVSAVGPLTEPRLPDVPGIDRFRGKVMHSARWDHSHDLAGERVASIGTGASAIQYVPEIADRVGRLYVFQRSAPWITPHDNRPIPEAERAGFRARPRLQRAERAKAYVAKELLVLGFAKHPRLMRVVERLARRHLTSQVADPALRRSLTPDFTLGCKRVVPSNAWYPALQKENVELVPRALREVREHSVIDADGTEREVDTIIFGTGFHVTDIPFAEKVRGRDGELLSAAWAGSPRAYLGVSVPGFPNFFMFLGPNSGLGHSSMVYMIEAQAEHVKNAVRALDVSGSTSIEVDRRTHDAYNADLDRKLAKSVWELGGCVSFYRDANGRNATIYPDWTFRYRRQAVRWKPGAYHLATGPAKDAS; encoded by the coding sequence GTGATCCAGCACGTCCGGGTCCTCATCGTCGGCAGCGGCTTCTCCGGAATCGGGCTGGGGCGGGCCCTGCTCGCCTCACGGTTCTCCGATTTCCTCATCTTCGAACGGGCGCCGGAGCCCGGGGGCGTCTGGCACTCCAACACCTACCCCGGCTGCCGGTGCGACGTCCCCTCCCACCTCTACTCGTTCTCCTTCGCGCCCAACCCGGACTGGACCGCGACGTACTCCCCCCAGCCGGAGATCCAGGCCTACCTGGGGCGCTGCCTCGACCGGTTCGGGCTGCGGCCGCACCTGCGCACCGGAGTGGAGGTCCTGGAGGCCCGGTGGGACGAGGCGGACCAGCTCTGGCACGTGGAGACCAGCGAGGGCCGGTGGACGGCCCGGGTGCTGGTGAGCGCGGTGGGCCCGCTGACCGAGCCCAGGCTCCCCGACGTCCCGGGCATCGACCGCTTCCGCGGCAAGGTCATGCACTCGGCGCGGTGGGACCACTCCCACGACCTGGCCGGGGAGCGCGTGGCGTCGATCGGCACGGGCGCCTCCGCCATCCAGTACGTCCCCGAGATAGCCGACCGCGTCGGCAGGCTGTACGTGTTCCAGCGCAGCGCCCCGTGGATCACCCCGCACGACAACCGGCCGATCCCCGAGGCGGAGCGCGCGGGGTTCCGGGCCCGGCCCCGCCTGCAGCGGGCCGAGCGCGCCAAGGCGTACGTGGCCAAGGAGCTGCTGGTGCTCGGCTTCGCCAAGCACCCCCGGCTGATGCGCGTCGTCGAACGCCTGGCACGCCGGCACCTGACGAGCCAGGTCGCGGACCCGGCCCTGCGCCGGTCCCTGACGCCTGATTTCACCCTGGGCTGCAAACGCGTCGTACCGTCCAACGCCTGGTATCCGGCGCTGCAGAAGGAGAACGTAGAGCTCGTTCCCCGGGCGCTGCGCGAGGTCCGCGAGCACAGCGTCATCGACGCGGACGGGACCGAGAGGGAGGTGGACACCATCATTTTCGGCACCGGCTTCCACGTCACCGACATCCCCTTCGCCGAGAAGGTGCGCGGCCGTGACGGGGAGCTGCTGAGCGCGGCCTGGGCGGGTTCTCCGCGCGCGTACCTGGGGGTGTCCGTGCCCGGCTTCCCGAACTTCTTCATGTTCCTCGGGCCCAACTCCGGCCTGGGCCACAGCTCCATGGTCTACATGATCGAGGCCCAGGCGGAGCACGTGAAGAACGCCGTCCGCGCGCTCGACGTCTCCGGCTCGACGTCCATCGAGGTGGACCGGCGCACCCACGATGCCTACAACGCGGACCTCGACCGCAAGCTGGCGAAGTCGGTGTGGGAGCTCGGCGGCTGCGTGAGCTTCTACCGGGACGCCAACGGACGCAACGCGACCATCTATCCGGACTGGACCTTCCGGTACCGCCGTCAGGCGGTCCGGTGGAAGCCCGGGGCCTATCACCTCGCCACGGGCCCCGCCAAGGACGCCTCATGA